A genomic region of Sander vitreus isolate 19-12246 chromosome 11, sanVit1, whole genome shotgun sequence contains the following coding sequences:
- the scel gene encoding sciellin: protein MSKYSSTVKSTSLLKDNSWIKKLDDEDENIDHDPNFGKSVLGQHQTDGTPAGSEGEEIKTTRTTSSSTSVQALSKRFSGSQDELRSSTYSTLKSDSPRSTRTTSVSKDGTTTETTTTSLRSPVIKGSTKTETFTERVKSSSKGAEDKLYNTLIPSSIKGDLSSRDRKTVSTTEIVTVKSSTDTSAEDKLYDTLIPSSIKGDFSPIDSKTTVSSTKTVTVKSSTDGNGVKTTTTTKTSSAAEDDLYDTLLPKSITSASNPSSSVSSSNNSSSITKREIITVESSKGGETPTLSSPSSKSKTTSYSSYTNDLPSTRTTSYTISTQPSDDYSDRQSYSYSRPDSSYEYSSITSPTVYTSQSYRSSSRSDDIVDSIYRESSMKSVYAAPKRAVLEKDLCSYCRKPFSGDAKMVLDDMKINCHASCFKCEVCNSNLGNMKAGDSMWIYKRMVHCENCFEVTREKWRR, encoded by the exons ATGAGCAAGTATTCTTCCA CGGTCAAGAGCACCTCTCTCCTGAAAGACAACAGCTGGATCAAAAAATTGGACGATGAGGATGAAAACATTGA CCACGACCCAAACTTTGGCAAATCTGTTCTAGGCCAGCACCAAACTGATGGAACTCCTGCAGg TTCAGAGGgtgaagaaataaaaaccaccAGAACTACAAGCAGTTCAACATCTGTGCAGGCTCTCTCCAAGAG ATTCAGCGGAAGTCAGGATGAGCTGAGGAGCAG CACATACTCAACCCTGAAGTCAGATTCTCCCAGAAG cACCAGAACCACCTCGGTCTCCAAGGACGGCACAACCACTGagaccaccaccaccagtctTAG ATCCCCTGTGATAAAAGGTTCCACCAAGACTGAGACGTTCACTGAGCGGGTCAAGTCTTCAAGCAAGGG TGCGGAGGACAAACTTTACAACACACTCATCCCCTCGTCGATCAAGGGTGATTTGTCATCCAGGGACAG AAAAACTGTCTCCACGACTGAGATTGTGACAGTAAAAAGCAGTACTGACACTAG TGCGGAGGACAAGCTTTACGACACACTCATCCCCTCATCGATCAAGGGTGATTTCTCACCCATAGACAG CAAAACAACTGTCTCCAGTACTAAGACTGTGACAGTCAAAAGCAGCACTGATGG aAATGGTGTTAAAACTACAACCACGACAAAGACTTCCTCTGC GGCTGAGGATGACCTGTATGACACCCTCCTGCCGAAATCCATTACATCTGCATCTAATCCGTCTTCTTCTGTCAG cagcagcaacaacagcagcagcatcacaaAGAGAGAGATCATCACAGTGGAGAGTAGCAAAGG AGGAGAAACCCCAACTCTCTCATCTCCATCCTCCAAAAGCAAAACCACCAG CTACAGCTCGTACACTAATGATCTTCCCTCCACCCGCACCACCTCCTACACCATTAGCACCCAGCCCAG TGACGACTACAGCGACCGTCAAAGCTACTCTTACTCCAGACCAGACTCCAG TTATGAGTACAGCAGTATCACCAGTCCCACTGTCTACACCTCACAATCATACAGGAGCAGCAG CAGGTCAGATGACATAGTAGATTCAATCTACCGTGAATCCTCAATGAAGAGTGTGTATGCAGCTCCTAAGAG GGCTGTGCTTGAAAAAGACCTGTGCAGTTACTGCCGAAAACCCTTCTCTGGTGATGCAAAAATGGTCCTGGATGACATGAAGATCAACTGCCACGCTTCCTGCTTTAAA TGCGAGGTGTGTAACAGCAATCTTGGTAATATGAAAGCTGGGGACAGCATGTGGATCTACAAACGCATGGTACACTGTGAGAACTGCTTTGAGGTCACcagag AAAAATGGCGACGCTGA